Sequence from the Equus przewalskii isolate Varuska chromosome 11, EquPr2, whole genome shotgun sequence genome:
TCAATATCTAAGGGCTATGCTGTAATTCACCTATAGGGACCTGTCAAAGGTGCCAAACAACATCCCTATCTGCCACTGATACTTCAAGAACCATTGGATCTACTGTAGCAACTGGTCCAAGAGACAGAGCAGTTTACACAGTAGCCTGGAGCTGTTGAAGAGTCTTCTTTTGTTGTGGGCACCactcaaaactggaaaattttgGGTCACTTGGTAAATAGATCAGAGTAACACACCTAAATAaggaatatgctgcctccaaaatCCTAAGAGGCTCACTAGGTATTCTGCCATTTTCTTTGTTGTACCAGAGACTAGATGTAGCAGCTTATCATAACTTCACTTTAGAAGCACTGTCTCCACATACCCCACATTAGTGGACCTCTAGAAGTTTCACTGAGATAGAAGGCCCCAGGAATTTAGTTGGATTTGTTTTTCATCCTATGGTAGAGAAATATCATACCAATGATTAGAGTTGTTGCTACCTCTTGCACACTAGGTCCAATCAGCATAGCGTCATCTATGTTATGGAGCAGGGTTATTcttttttggaaaggaaaaggtgATCAAGATCCCTGCAAACTAAATTATGACAGCCAGTTGGAGAGTTTTTACACCCCTGAGGTGAGAGAATGAAGGTGTATCGCTGGCCTTCccagctgaaagcaaactgcttctggtGAGCCTTAGGGACAAGTATGGAGAAAAAGATCAGCAACTACATAACAGGTACCAGAGCATGTGTTAGtttgctcaagcaatgaaacTACATCTGGAACAACAGTCGCATTTGAAGTCACCACTTGGTTAATTTTATGATAATCTACTGTCATTCTTCAACATCTATCTTCTGCACAAGTCAAATAGAAGAGTTGAATGTTAATATGATTGGAATCATCACCTCTACATCTTTTAAGTCCTTGTGggtggcactaatctctgcaAGCGCTCCAAGAATGCGGTACTgctttttatttgccattttcctAAGTGAGTTTTAAGGGCTCCCATCTGGACTTTCTCACCTTAATAGCCCCCACTCCACAGGTCAGGGAAGCAATGTAGGGATTCTGCCAACTGCTAAGTATGTTTATTCCAATTATGCATTTTGGAACCGGGAGAATAACCACAGGATGGGTTTGGGGACCCACGGGACTCATTGTGAGATGAATCTGAGCTAAAACTCTATTGATCATTTTACCTCAATAAGGCTCTACTATGACTAGAGGGCCACAGGGATATTTTGGGTCTTCTGGAATCAGTATCAGCTCACAGTCAATGCCCAGTAGTCTGGTAAAACTATGattatttcctcttctcctgtGCAGTTACCATGACATATGTTGATGGGTCCCTTTAgggaaggctgggagaaagaTTAACAGTATAAACTTTGGGGTAGTGTACTGGGCCCTTCCTTAGGGGGACCCAACTCCTTTTCATTCAAGGAGTTCTGGGTCTGTAAACTCTATCAAGTTTGGGAATTACCTGATGGGCTGTGACTATCATAGTGACTTTGAGTAGATTTTGGTTCACTTGATCTGGAGAATTTTTGCTTATCCAGATCAAGGAAGAATTTAATGAACTCatctatttcacttctaggaaaaCCATGATTAGCTAGTCAACACTAGAGGTCTGTGTGAATTAGACTATTCTGATTGCTGCTTTGATTCTGCTGTCTATTTCCATGACTCTGCCCACTCTGCCTTTGGTGGTGCATGCTGCCAATTGGTCCATGACACCCTAGGATCCAATTATTACCATTGCATTTAGATTTCCCAATTCAGTGGCTAGAGTTCTCATTGTAAGTTTTGGCCTATAGTGAAGACAAGTCAGGGAGTACTTCAGGAATGCTGAATCTCCCCTGACAGATTTATTTGTCACAGTACTGGTGAAAGGTATTCTTCTGAATACTCCCAATGTGGGCGAGTAGATCTGAAATGACGCATCTACTCTAATTTTCTAATCCCCTAAGACTTTGAATCCCTTTCCCTACACTAAACCAAGGCAAACTGGACATTTCCAATTTGCTCATTATTGGCCACCTTTTGCTCAATGTTTCAACCAAGTATTCAAACAAACTCTTACAGTCCTTTCTAACTCCCTGATCTGCAACATGAAATGCAGAGTCTCTGCTTAGTAGATTCATATCAATAAATTTGGCCTGATCCAATGTTACGTTTCTTCCATCATTATCCCACACCCTTTATCTCcacatattttccaaattactgtctgtataaattagaaaactcaagtaGTTCTTTTGGAATGTAGCGTACCTCCTCAGAGGTCACATTTCATACCTTACCTTTATGGGTCTATGGGGACTTGTGTCTATTTCAGTAAAATGCGAATGAAAGAGAATACCTACAATTTAATAtagagttaaatatatatatatatgcttctgtgtgtgtgtgtaattaaaCTGGTATTTCTATGTTGACCTCTTAACCCTCAGTATCTTGGAATagaactgtatttggagacagagtctttGAGGAGGTAATTATCTTAAAATTCGGCATTCAgtgtgggccttaatccaatatgactgttaAACTTATAAGAGGAGGACATCAGGATATGAACATTCAGAGAGAAAGATCACGTGAAGACGTAAAGAAAAGATGGTCTTCTGcaaggcagggagagaaaggcTTCAGGAGAAATCAACCCAGTGAACACCTTGATCTAAAAGCCTAGCATCCAGtagagtgagaaaataaatttctgttcttttagcaATCCAGTCTTTGgcattctgttatggcagccccagcagaacAGTACAACTGGCATCAGCATCTATACGTATACATGTGTGAACGTAGGTTTCTGTGTATGCGGgggatatttatatacataaacatatatatgtataaacttaGAAGCAGATGGATGACAGCTTTCTGCATGTGTAAAGGCTGCATAGATATTGGATTGACTATGATCTTTATTCAAAATTTCTGAGAAGGAcagaaagggactacaaaactaaaaaggaaaaaccctTTAATCATGACTTTTCAATATTGGAGACAAAAAACATTAATCTTAATTGGTATCAATTTAATGTTTAGTTTGAAGAGTATACTTTATTGATAAATCAATTTTTTCCAAACACCCTTTTTACTGCCTCCTTTACATCTTTGTTCCTTAAACTGTAGATGATGGGATTCAGCATGTTAATGGCAATGCTGTAAAAAATTGACACTATCATTTCCCAGTCCCAAGAATAGCTGGAACTTGGTTTCACATACATGGAAAAAACTGTTCCATAATAAAGTGACACTCCTGTTAGGTGAGAACCATATGTAGAGAAGACTTTTCATCTCCCTTCAGCAAACGCAACCTCAGGATAGCCAACAGAATGAAACCATAGGAGACCAGGACAGTCAAGATGGTGACTATTTCAATAACGCCCGTAAAGTAGAAGACTAGAAGATGGTTTTTGCTCATGTCAGAACAAGAAATGGTGAGGACAGGAGGGATGTCATACAAAAAATGTCTAATTTCATTGGATGCACAGAAGGATATGACAAATGCCGCCCCTGTGTGCACCATGACTGTGTGTCTTAAATAATtgtgtttaaaatgtttattctgaGGTGGCTTACATTTTCAATAAGCTAGATAACCTCTCTGATGCCCAAGTAGACATCATAACATAAGCGAAACCGTCCAGATTTTTGTCAGCAGACAGGACatgatttaattttcacaaaagttAATCGAGGAACAGAGCGTTCCACTAAGAAAATGGATCTACTACCCGATAGTTTAAAGAGACAAAGCAAACCATGTTGATGTGATGAAACATGACACACTTTTCTAAAGACATGGATGATCTACATCTGAATGAATTACAGAACTAAAATTAAGGAAGGCAAGACTCCACGCCAATTGTTCAAGTTCTGAAATGCAATagatagaaagattttttttttcctgaaagtaaTACTAGACAATTAAGTGGTATTTCTCCGCAAAGCAACTCTCCCTATTATAGGGGAACTTTATGCCACTGAGGGGTTGAAGAGAAGGACAGGTCATCAACAGAGaaggtagttttaaaaattatatctgaaTGGTTGCCAAAAAGAAGTAGTCTTCTAGAAATTAATTTGATACGTGAGAGAAGATGTTCCCCAGGGTGAGCATGACTACTTCATCTTTAAGATCAGCTAACGTTGAACCTAGCAAGAATATTATAGAATTGCGGTGACTTCCTAACACAAAAGAACTTACAAAGTTTATAGGATAAAAAAACACTTGCAGTCACATAGATAGTTTCAAGCAAATACATAAAGGTAAGCCATATTTGTGTCATTAGACTATTTTGTTTTTAGGATAGTTCTAAATTTGAAGATCAAGAtacaaagaataaaggaaaaaagcatgaAATTCTGAGATATTTATCTAAAAATGAGTTAACCACTTAAGATAACTCCTGTAGTTCTTAACATTCttaattataaagtaaaataaaattagacacgtcaaataatgatatttataataaaaatcttcACTTAAGGTTATTTTGAAAACTAGTACTAATGGAAATAGGGAAATGTGAGagaatattttctcagttttatttagTAAAGTATTAAGGTAAAAATATCAGCTGGTGGGGTGAGAAGATAGAGACGGGTGTAGCAGATTTGATGAAATAGGAAAACATATGATACTTGTTTTGGAAAGTTGgataacaaatattaataaaatataatgagaaCTGTCCAGCAGTGTTGACAGTCTAATATTGGATAACCTTAATACAAAGCGAAACAAGacagagtgtgtatgtgtgtgtgtatttctttttttttttcagtatcatGTATATGCTCTGGTCGTTTGCATGCATGAAGTAAATAACAATTGGGTTTAATCAAAGTTACGCTTTATTAGGCAAAATTATGAAGGTGAAATAGAGGAAGGGGATTGTACTCATTTGCCAGGGAATTATATGACAATGGATCGTAAAATCTTACATAAGTATGGAgggaaatatgagaaaatattgtGACGAATAGGTCACATTTCAGGATTGAGTTGAAGATTAATTGATATTTATCATAAACTGTATAGTGTGTCATGGGGAAAGTTATTGAAGAGCATGATGGGATTAATGCTTTCCATATTTAGTATAAGCGATAGGAGAGATATATAAAGTGGAATGATAATATTGCATATATTTATTCCCTCAGTAACAAAGAATTGGTTTAACAAAATTCATTCTCATTGGGATGTAAATGGGAGGACATAAAACTCATTTtgaataagaattaaataaaagctttaaGGGAAAAGATTTGGAttgaaagaagatggaaaaagtctatcaatatagaaaaaaatgatgaatttagcaaaaacaatagaaaaagtctGTTTCATAGTTCCATTCAATGATAGACTGATTAGATATTATTAGACACAATAATTAGATATTATAACTCCATAATAAGCTCTAAATAACAATGGACACCTCTCCTTATCTCTGGCATTGCTTCATCCAagtctaaaaaatatatattcaaattgtATTTCTTGGACTGATTTTAACTTCACATCATTTCTTGTTTCAAATCTCTTTTCCTAGAAACAAAGTATGGTgggaataatttaaaagattatataaatACATTCATGCACTTACCAAgttaatagaaaaggaaaatgtggttCAGAAATATTAACCATCTTTAATTTACTATATCTGCAGATGAAGcacaaattaaaaacagaaaaatcaaatatcACTACAATGTTGGAGTTTGTTCTCTTGGGGTTTTCTGATTTTCCCAATCTCCAATGGAttctttttgtgatatttttagtCATCTATCTGACTATTGTGCTGTGCAATAGCATTATAATACTGATAACAAGAATTAACTCTGCTCTCCAGACccccatgtattttttccttagcaatttttcctttttagaaatcTGTTATGTAACAGTCACTATTCCAAGAATGCTCATGGACCTGTTGActcagaaaggaaatatttctttctttgcctgtgCTACACAAATGTGTTTCATCCTTATGCTTGGAGGCTCAGAGTGTCTCCTCCTGACAGCAATAGCCTATGATCGTTACGTGGCCATTTGTAACCCTCTACACTATCCTCTAGTCATGAACCACAAGGTCGGTGTTCAGCTGGTGACGGCCTCCTGGATCAGTGGAGTTCCAGTTGTAATTGGGCTAACATGtcagattttctctctgtctttttgtggGTCTAACAGAattaatcatttcttctgtgacatCCCCCCAGTACTCAAACTTGCTTGTGGAGATACATTTGTGAATGAGATCGCAGTCTATGTAGTTGCAGTAGTGTTTATCATGGTTCCATTTCTTCTGATTGTTGTCTCCTATGgcaaaattatcttaaaatctGGAAATTGTCATCATCCAGAGGGAGGGCTAAAGCCTTCTGCACCTGTTCCTCTCACCTGATAGTTGTCATCTTATTCTATGGAATGGCTACTATCACTTATCTACAACCCAAATCTAATCAATCTGAAGGAATTGGGAAATTGGTCTCTCTTTTCTACACTGTGTTGATCCCAAGCTTGAATCCCATTATATATACTCTGAGGAACAAAGACATCATGGTGGCACTGAGAAAACTACTAAGTTATTAACGTTCACTCAAAGACTTGAAATTACAGAAACAATTTGCTTATATGTTTATCAAGTAGATACAACAGAAAATgtcttctaattttgtttctattttcctaaataatgaaaattaatatcATCATAGCAACCTCACATTATGTTACAGGACCTTAGTTTCAGATGATTAAATTAAGGACTTCTGTATAATCAAAGCACAAATTATCTCAATTGCAACCATTTAATTCAAAGATCCATCTTTCCTCTCACTATGAACTAGTGATTTAAGATATTTCCTCACCAATACAATTATAGATGACTGAGCGTGGCATGTAACGAGGAATTGGGGTCATGCTCTGTGAtaaattttctttcagatatatttACTGCCCTTCTCTGTACCTGTGATTGGACTCAGCTAATAAGAAAAACCAGCAGCAGCCAAGATGGTGGAATCAGGGGAATCTTagtgttttctttgcattttttcttctttctatctaTTCTTGCTGCTCATGTTGCTTTAAGACTACAAACCCTGAGAGTGTTACCTCCTCAATTATCCCAGCACTTTTTTTGTTCTCTGGTAACATCATTATTTCCCCTTGTAGCTTCTGGTTTTACTTTGTTACTATCTATTTAGTATTAGAAGGTTCTGGAATTTTCACTATAGGCTATGCATGTCAATGTACAGTGACTTGAATATTGGTCCCTCTAAATATATGCCCTTCCAGAACCTGTAAGTGTgaagttatttggaaaaaaaggcCTTTGCAGTTTTAATTAAGTCAACAATTTTGAAATGAGATCATCCTGGTTGAAGGTGGGCACTAAATTCTGCAGCCAATGTCCTTATGAtaaagaaaggcagaggaagtttagaaaataaatacagagacacagagaagaacatcatgtgaagatggaggcagggattggagtgatgcatcatGAACCAGGGAAGGTCAAGTGACACCACAAGCTGGAAGAAGTAAGAAATGATTCTTCCTTAGTGTGTTCAGAGGGAGTGAGACTGCCAACACTGTGATTTTGGACTCTGGCTTCTAGATCTgtgagaaactaaatttttattgttttaagccactcaattgtggtaatttgttgcagtaGATCTAGCACAGTAGTATACCATGTAAATAGTCTTTTCATTAAAGTGCTTTTATACTAATTTTCTGGAATGAATTCTGTGTCTTTTGGGGGCAGCAATTTggcattgttttctgtttttaattttttttttttgaggaaatttaaccctgagctaacatctgctgccaatcctcctctttttgctgaggaagactggctctgagcgaacatctgtgctcatcttcctctattttatatgtgggaggcctgccacagcatggcttgataagcagtgcgtaagtccacacctggggtctgagccagtgaaccccgggccactgaagcagagcatgggaacttaaacactgcaccactggactggccccagcatttttttcttttgaaagaaaaactagaatatttatccttttattctaaaaactgtaataataaaatttcatattgTAGAAATAATATTGTCCAAGAATGATTAGTTCATATGTTTGTTTAAGAGTGTTTATTAAACATGTATTTGCTCAAGAATgtttattaaaagattttttttaggaCAGTTGCAAACCATCAGTAAACTGATTGGGGTCTCCAGAGTAGTGTTAGATCTTACACAGCATATCATAAAGTCCAGTGGTCTTATCTTGACCAAGAGTCAAATAGGAGGCGTCCAGACATTCCCAGAGAAAAATACAGGACTTTTCCAGGGCAGGTGTATATCAACTTTATCTCCATAATGGTAACAATTAAACTCAATACTTGTTAAGTTATTGCATTAGTTTTTGAATGCTAAATAACAAATaatcacaaatttagcagcttaatacaacacaaatttattatctcactgtttCTAAACGTCAGAAGTCTGGCATGGTGTGGCTTGTatctctgcttagggtctcagagcctgaaatcaaggtgctggctatGCAGAATTCTTGTCTtggctctggggaagaatgtTTGATGCTAGGTTCTTGGAAGAATCCAGGTCCTTGAAGTTGTGAGACCAGATTCGCTTTCCTTGCTGGATGTCAGCTAGGGACAATTGTCAGCTCCTAGAAGCCAATGGCATTCTATGTCTCCTGCCTTCTGCCATTTCCCTCACCTTGAATCTCTGATATCTCTGGatatatctttatctatctatctgtctgtctatctatctatctatctatcaatctatctaatCTTTTTTCTATCTCTGGATGCTATACTTATATTTAAAGGACTTATGTAGTTATATTAGGGATAGCCTCCCTAATTTAAGCTCAACTGATTTTGGaccttgattacatctgcaaaattcccTTACAATAATGCCTATGTGATTGAACAGCAAGGAAGAGTTGTGTGTATAGCAGGGAGCAGAAATGTTTGGCCATCTATAACTGTAGTTAccacagttataaaataaacaatttcaaaaatcagaagaaattataaacatatataaaaacaaaaattaaataaaatattaaaaattagaacttGCTAAATTTGATGGAGCAGTACTTTGAAAAACAGAGCCAAGTACCCTGGGACAAGTTGTACTGAGGGAGGACAAGGCAAACATGATCATACCtaagaagatgagagaaaatatgATCCAAGGAACTGATGTTATTTGTTTAAAATCTAGGAGAATTTTCCATGTATAACGTTGAAACtacaaataacagaaagaaatgcacaatattccaagaaaatgtgaattctgtatgtaaatatgtaaatacatatatatatatatatatacattcatagTTCCAGTAAAAATCACAATTGCAACCATGACCAAATCAAAGTTTTGCAttgctcaatattttaaaatcatttaattcagTTGATTTCAAGAGTATTGTATTCAATGATCACTACAAGGTAGATATCATTTTAGGGGCTTGATATGTTTTATCACAATAATAAATTGttgatgacaaaaataataataattttacagTCAGGATTGTGttagctaaaaaaagaaaagtaatagatCACAGTAAATAAAGCATGCACATGTAATGGTGGGAGAAGCCTAATATGGCTATATTCCAAGGCCCAAGTAGAAGAATCaagggaaaaacattt
This genomic interval carries:
- the LOC103544236 gene encoding LOW QUALITY PROTEIN: olfactory receptor 10AG1-like (The sequence of the model RefSeq protein was modified relative to this genomic sequence to represent the inferred CDS: inserted 1 base in 1 codon) yields the protein MKHKLKTEKSNITTMLEFVLLGFSDFPNLQWILFVIFLVIYLTIVLCNSIIILITRINSALQTPMYFFLSNFSFLEICYVTVTIPRMLMDLLTQKGNISFFACATQMCFILMLGGSECLLLTAIAYDRYVAICNPLHYPLVMNHKVGVQLVTASWISGVPVVIGLTCQIFSLSFCGSNRINHFFCDIPPVLKLACGDTFVNEIAVYVVAVVFIMVPFLLIVVSYGKIIXKIWKLSSSRGRAKAFCTCSSHLIVVILFYGMATITYLQPKSNQSEGIGKLVSLFYTVLIPSLNPIIYTLRNKDIMVALRKLLSY